One window of the Marinilactibacillus sp. Marseille-P9653 genome contains the following:
- the nrdI gene encoding class Ib ribonucleoside-diphosphate reductase assembly flavoprotein NrdI produces MKVVYFSLTGQTRKFVNKLEMDSLELTPTNPFIPVNEPYIVITPTYDKEMTEILNDFIETENNQSFLKGVAGGGNLNFAQLFVFTAKDLAKEYNVPLIHSFEFQGNEDDVSKIKKVVDDLGY; encoded by the coding sequence ATGAAGGTAGTGTATTTTTCTCTGACAGGACAGACCAGAAAATTTGTAAACAAACTCGAGATGGATTCGTTGGAATTAACGCCAACCAATCCATTTATTCCTGTAAACGAACCCTACATCGTTATAACACCAACATATGATAAAGAAATGACTGAAATCTTAAACGATTTTATTGAAACAGAAAACAACCAATCTTTTTTAAAAGGAGTAGCTGGCGGAGGAAATCTCAATTTTGCACAGCTATTTGTTTTTACCGCGAAAGATTTGGCAAAAGAGTATAATGTTCCGTTAATTCACAGTTTTGAATTTCAAGGAAATGAAGACGACGTATCAAAAATAAAGAAAGTGGTGGATGATCTTGGCTACTAA
- a CDS encoding APC family permease produces MEDKKIEVKQHYGLLTALSMIVGICVGSGIFFKSDDILAYTGGDVLLGVLVFCFGALCVIFGSITLTELASRTEKTGGVVGYFEEFISPAAASAFGWFQVWVYFPTITVVVAWVAGIYTTMLFNLPSTLETQVGIGLIYLTFLFGMNYISLKAGGRFQNLTTFIKLIPLIGIGLVGLFWSAPSPEIPNEVAVIGTSSVGLGWLAALAPMAFSFEGWVISTTITPEVKNAKRNMPIALTIGPLIVLVVYLAYFLGTVSIVGEEYILSTGDAAISQIGTAILGANGESIMLTFVLIAVLGVVNGLTLGYIRLPQALATKNMIPMSDSIKVMDAKRELSPASTIFAFVVSLVWMGLHYITQKTSLLSGGDISEIAIVFSYLAYAVLYLKVIQLKREGVIKNVFLGYVAPVLGTLGSLVILIGGIFSNPTFVPFFLIFSLLVCIAGFVYYQKKNQSA; encoded by the coding sequence GTGGAAGATAAGAAGATTGAAGTAAAACAGCATTATGGATTACTGACAGCATTGTCTATGATCGTCGGTATCTGTGTAGGATCAGGCATCTTTTTCAAATCAGATGATATCTTGGCTTATACAGGTGGCGATGTTTTACTAGGCGTGCTTGTATTCTGTTTTGGTGCTTTATGTGTGATTTTTGGAAGTATTACATTAACTGAATTAGCCAGTAGAACAGAAAAAACAGGTGGCGTAGTTGGATATTTTGAAGAGTTCATTTCACCTGCGGCAGCTAGTGCATTCGGCTGGTTCCAAGTATGGGTTTATTTCCCGACAATCACAGTAGTGGTTGCATGGGTAGCTGGAATTTACACCACAATGCTGTTTAACTTACCATCAACACTTGAAACACAAGTCGGCATAGGACTTATTTATTTAACATTCTTGTTTGGGATGAATTATATTTCACTTAAAGCAGGTGGACGTTTCCAGAATCTTACGACGTTCATTAAACTGATTCCCTTAATCGGGATTGGTCTTGTAGGATTGTTCTGGAGCGCGCCAAGCCCTGAAATTCCAAACGAAGTGGCTGTGATTGGAACAAGCTCTGTCGGACTCGGCTGGCTTGCAGCCTTAGCGCCAATGGCCTTTTCTTTTGAAGGATGGGTCATCTCGACAACCATCACACCAGAAGTTAAAAATGCTAAACGCAATATGCCAATCGCGTTGACCATTGGACCTTTGATTGTACTCGTTGTTTACCTAGCGTACTTCCTAGGAACAGTATCGATTGTTGGAGAAGAATATATCTTGTCCACAGGAGATGCTGCAATCAGTCAGATTGGTACAGCTATACTCGGCGCTAATGGTGAATCTATTATGCTTACATTCGTTTTGATTGCTGTTTTAGGTGTAGTGAACGGATTGACTTTAGGGTATATCCGTCTCCCTCAAGCACTTGCAACAAAAAATATGATTCCAATGAGCGATAGTATCAAAGTAATGGATGCAAAAAGAGAATTATCACCCGCTTCTACTATTTTTGCTTTTGTAGTCAGCTTGGTGTGGATGGGATTACATTACATCACTCAAAAAACGTCCTTGTTATCGGGTGGAGACATCAGTGAGATCGCGATTGTATTCAGTTACTTGGCATACGCCGTTCTATATTTAAAAGTTATCCAACTGAAACGAGAAGGTGTCATCAAAAATGTCTTCTTAGGTTACGTTGCACCAGTGCTTGGAACACTTGGCTCACTCGTCATTTTAATAGGGGGAATCTTCTCTAATCCAACATTTGTACCATTCTTCCTAATTTTCTCTTTACTCGTCTGTATCGCAGGATTCGTTTATTACCAAAAGAAAAATCAAAGCGCATAA
- the nrdF gene encoding class 1b ribonucleoside-diphosphate reductase subunit beta, with protein MVETYKAINWNQIEDMVDKLTWEKLVEQFWTDTRIPLSNDLSDWQKLPLAEKDMVAKVFGGLTLLDTLQSQDGIEALKKDIRTQHEEAVYNNIEFMESMHAKSYSAIFSTLNTKSEIDQIFEWTHSNEMLQKKAQIVNAIYQEGTDLQKKVASVFLESFLFYSGFFAPLHYLGNSKMTNIAEIIKLILRDESVHGTYIGYKFQIGYNQLSETEQEKLKNWTYDLLFKLYENEMEYTEYLYGEIGWTDRVGVFLRYNANKALQNLGFDPLFPDQANDVDPIIMNGISTGTSNHDFFSQVGNGYLLGMVESMEDEDYVKWYS; from the coding sequence ATGGTTGAAACCTACAAAGCAATTAACTGGAACCAGATAGAAGATATGGTCGACAAACTGACTTGGGAAAAACTGGTTGAACAATTTTGGACAGATACACGTATTCCACTATCTAATGACTTAAGTGACTGGCAAAAATTGCCTCTTGCAGAAAAAGATATGGTTGCGAAAGTTTTCGGTGGACTGACACTACTAGATACACTTCAATCTCAAGATGGTATTGAAGCACTGAAAAAAGATATTCGTACACAGCACGAAGAAGCTGTTTATAACAATATTGAATTCATGGAATCGATGCATGCTAAAAGTTATAGCGCGATTTTCAGTACGTTGAATACAAAATCAGAAATCGATCAAATTTTTGAATGGACACATTCAAATGAAATGCTTCAAAAGAAAGCGCAAATCGTTAATGCAATCTATCAAGAAGGTACAGATCTACAGAAAAAAGTAGCAAGCGTGTTTCTTGAGTCTTTCTTATTTTATTCAGGGTTCTTTGCACCGCTACATTACCTTGGAAACAGTAAGATGACGAATATCGCAGAAATCATTAAGCTGATTCTAAGAGATGAATCGGTTCACGGCACATATATTGGATACAAATTCCAAATTGGATACAATCAACTTTCTGAAACAGAACAGGAAAAACTTAAAAACTGGACTTATGATTTGTTATTCAAACTTTATGAGAACGAAATGGAATACACAGAGTATCTTTATGGAGAAATTGGTTGGACGGATAGAGTTGGTGTATTCTTACGTTATAATGCCAATAAAGCTTTACAGAATCTTGGATTTGATCCATTGTTCCCAGATCAGGCAAACGATGTCGATCCAATCATTATGAACGGAATTTCTACAGGTACAAGTAACCATGATTTCTTCTCGCAAGTTGGAAATGGTTATCTATTAGGTATGGTAGAATCAATGGAAGATGAAGACTACGTGAAATGGTATTCTTAA
- the tmk gene encoding dTMP kinase, producing the protein MNVIGLFITIEGPDGAGKSSLVQKLIPAIESMIDCPLVVTREPGGSEIAEEIREILLNPAHTAMDPRTEALLLAASRRQHVVEKILPALSRGEIVLCDRFVDSSVAYQGQARGIGMEKVLSINEFAIEGLTPDLTLYLDVEAEVGLERIKAKNSNRTQDRLEMEAITFHEEVRSAYQMMIEKEPERFVVIDAAKSQDSVFDAAEKTLKNAIQDFKKTNEKG; encoded by the coding sequence ATGAACGTGATAGGGTTGTTTATTACAATAGAAGGTCCCGATGGAGCAGGGAAATCGAGTCTAGTCCAAAAACTGATTCCAGCAATTGAATCCATGATTGATTGTCCGCTAGTGGTTACAAGAGAACCTGGAGGGAGTGAAATAGCTGAAGAAATTCGAGAAATTTTACTAAATCCAGCGCACACAGCTATGGATCCTAGAACAGAAGCCTTGCTACTTGCAGCGAGTCGTAGACAGCATGTCGTTGAAAAGATTTTACCCGCTTTATCTAGAGGTGAAATTGTACTTTGCGACCGATTTGTTGATAGCTCTGTGGCCTATCAAGGACAAGCCAGAGGGATAGGTATGGAAAAAGTCCTATCCATAAACGAATTTGCAATCGAAGGATTGACGCCGGATCTGACGCTTTATTTAGATGTAGAAGCTGAAGTAGGACTTGAAAGAATCAAAGCTAAAAACTCCAATCGAACGCAGGATCGTCTGGAAATGGAAGCTATAACGTTCCATGAAGAAGTTCGAAGTGCGTATCAGATGATGATAGAAAAAGAACCGGAACGGTTTGTCGTTATCGACGCCGCTAAAAGTCAAGATAGTGTATTTGATGCAGCTGAAAAAACATTGAAGAACGCTATTCAAGACTTCAAAAAAACGAATGAGAAAGGATGA
- a CDS encoding cyclic-di-AMP receptor, with amino-acid sequence MKLIVAIVQNQDSKRLADEFVEKGVRATKLSSTGGFLRAGNTTFLMGVEDRKVDSVLALIKENCSTRSQTMMSPPSYDFTLESDLTYPVDVEVGGATLFVLPIEQFQQY; translated from the coding sequence ATGAAATTAATCGTAGCGATCGTTCAGAACCAAGACAGTAAAAGGTTAGCAGATGAATTCGTAGAAAAAGGTGTACGGGCAACAAAACTATCTTCTACTGGAGGATTTTTAAGAGCAGGGAATACGACTTTCTTAATGGGTGTTGAAGACCGCAAAGTTGACAGTGTACTGGCCTTGATCAAAGAAAACTGTTCTACAAGAAGTCAGACAATGATGAGTCCGCCTTCTTATGACTTCACTCTGGAATCAGACTTAACCTATCCTGTAGATGTAGAAGTTGGTGGTGCAACATTGTTTGTTCTTCCAATCGAGCAATTCCAACAATATTAA
- the nrdG gene encoding anaerobic ribonucleoside-triphosphate reductase activating protein produces the protein MKTDPVVWTSEQFSKHYIADYKPYNFVDGEGVRCSIYVSGCPFACKGCYNKVAQNFAYGKPYSIELENQIIEDLRADYCQGMTLLGGEPFLNTGVTIQLSKRIREEFGSQKDIWSWTGYTWEELMAGTEDKQTLLSYLDVVVDGRFELKKKDLGLAFRGSSNQQIIDVQKSLKTGKCVLWQDGHYL, from the coding sequence ATGAAAACTGATCCAGTAGTGTGGACATCTGAACAATTCAGCAAACACTATATCGCAGATTACAAACCCTATAACTTTGTGGACGGAGAAGGCGTGAGATGCAGTATTTATGTCAGTGGCTGTCCGTTTGCTTGTAAAGGATGCTACAACAAAGTCGCGCAAAATTTTGCATATGGCAAACCTTATTCTATTGAACTGGAAAATCAAATCATCGAAGATCTACGTGCAGATTACTGTCAAGGAATGACCTTACTAGGAGGAGAGCCATTCTTGAATACCGGAGTTACGATCCAGTTGAGTAAACGCATTAGAGAAGAGTTTGGCAGCCAAAAAGATATCTGGTCATGGACGGGATATACTTGGGAAGAATTGATGGCCGGAACAGAAGATAAACAGACACTGTTGTCTTATCTGGATGTAGTCGTAGACGGACGATTTGAGTTAAAGAAAAAGGATCTGGGTCTGGCATTTAGAGGGAGCTCGAATCAGCAAATCATCGACGTTCAAAAGTCATTAAAGACTGGAAAATGTGTGTTATGGCAAGATGGACACTACTTATGA
- a CDS encoding DNA replication initiation control protein YabA codes for MNKKELHDTFFDLETQAEATLKTLKQVKLELSQLTEENHALSMENQHLRDRLAEVIKQQSIEKQLSDTGMTKSRMNLEKIYEDGFHVCNLFYGSRRDGDEPCAFCLEVIYGERK; via the coding sequence ATGAATAAGAAAGAATTACATGACACATTTTTTGATTTGGAAACCCAAGCAGAAGCCACTCTGAAGACGCTCAAGCAAGTGAAACTAGAGCTGTCTCAGTTAACTGAAGAAAACCATGCATTAAGTATGGAGAATCAGCATCTGAGAGACAGATTAGCTGAAGTCATCAAACAGCAGTCGATTGAAAAACAATTAAGTGATACAGGTATGACAAAATCTCGAATGAATCTTGAAAAAATATATGAAGATGGTTTTCATGTATGTAATCTGTTTTATGGTTCTAGAAGAGATGGCGATGAGCCTTGCGCATTTTGTTTGGAAGTGATTTATGGTGAGCGAAAATAA
- the nrdE gene encoding class 1b ribonucleoside-diphosphate reductase subunit alpha, with the protein MATNSPVKEQPKEVTYFQLNNEINRPVNNQIPLHKDREAVKAYFIEHVNPNTVQFDSIDEKIDYLIKHDFIEEGFIGKYSRTFITELIEGLYNQKFRFRSFMSAYKFYTQYALKTDDGKQFLERFEDRIAFNALYLAHGDEALATNIAEEIINQRYQPATPTFLNAGRKRRGELVSCFLIQTTDDMNSIGRAINSALQLSRIGGGVGVNLTNLRAAGDPIKKIENASSGVLPVMKLLEDSFSYSNQLGQRNGAGAVYLNIFHPDIMSFLSTKKENADEKVRVKTLSLGVTVPDKFYELAAHNEDMYLFSPYDVERIYGEPFAYIDITKEYDNMVANPEITKTKVKARDLENEISKLQQESGYPYVINIDTANKANPVYGTITMSNLCSEVLQVQEPSLIKDNQEYETLGTDISCNLGSTNVVNLMKTPDFEKSVDAMVRALTFVTDQSNIEAVPSVKNGNDKYHTIGLGAMGLHTFFALNQMHYGSPESVEFTDAYFMLLNYYTLKASNKLAAERNQVFFNFEKSDYANGSYFDKYTSADHTFEYDKVAAIFADNGIQIPTAADWDALKKDVQKNGLYHQYRMAVAPTGSISYVNETSASIHPITRLVEERQEKLTGKTYYPAPYLSNETMPYYKSAYDMDMRKVIDIYAAAQKHVDQGMSLTLFMRSDIPEGIYEWKEGKTTKQTTRDLNILRHYAHKKGIKSIYYVRTFTDDAEEIGSNACESCTI; encoded by the coding sequence TTGGCTACTAATAGTCCAGTAAAAGAACAACCTAAAGAAGTAACGTATTTTCAATTAAACAATGAAATCAATCGCCCGGTAAATAATCAAATTCCCCTTCACAAAGATCGCGAAGCTGTAAAAGCTTACTTTATCGAGCATGTAAATCCGAATACGGTTCAGTTTGACAGTATTGACGAAAAAATTGATTATCTGATCAAGCATGATTTTATTGAAGAAGGTTTTATTGGAAAGTACTCAAGAACATTCATTACAGAATTGATTGAAGGACTGTATAACCAGAAATTCCGTTTCCGCTCATTTATGTCTGCGTATAAGTTCTACACTCAATATGCTTTGAAAACAGATGATGGGAAACAATTCCTGGAACGATTTGAAGATCGTATCGCATTCAACGCATTGTATTTAGCACATGGTGATGAAGCTCTGGCAACGAATATTGCTGAGGAGATCATCAATCAGCGCTATCAGCCAGCGACACCGACATTTTTGAATGCAGGTAGAAAACGTCGTGGGGAACTGGTTTCTTGCTTCTTGATTCAAACAACAGATGATATGAACAGTATTGGACGTGCAATCAACTCAGCGCTTCAATTGTCTCGTATTGGAGGAGGTGTCGGGGTAAACCTGACAAACCTTAGAGCCGCTGGAGACCCAATCAAGAAAATCGAAAATGCTTCTAGTGGTGTTTTACCTGTTATGAAATTACTAGAAGACAGCTTTAGTTATTCCAACCAATTAGGACAGAGAAATGGAGCCGGTGCGGTTTACTTAAATATTTTCCACCCGGATATCATGAGCTTCCTTTCTACTAAAAAAGAAAATGCAGATGAAAAAGTTCGTGTGAAGACACTTTCTTTAGGTGTTACCGTTCCAGATAAATTTTATGAATTAGCAGCACATAACGAAGACATGTACTTGTTTAGTCCTTATGATGTTGAAAGAATCTATGGCGAGCCATTTGCTTATATCGACATCACTAAAGAATACGACAATATGGTAGCAAATCCTGAGATCACTAAAACAAAGGTGAAAGCACGTGACCTTGAAAATGAAATTTCTAAACTTCAACAAGAATCAGGCTATCCTTATGTGATCAACATCGATACTGCAAACAAAGCGAATCCTGTGTACGGAACAATCACAATGAGTAACTTGTGCAGTGAGGTCCTTCAAGTACAAGAACCTTCACTAATTAAGGATAACCAGGAATATGAAACGCTTGGAACAGACATCAGCTGTAATCTGGGTTCTACTAACGTAGTAAACCTAATGAAAACACCTGATTTTGAAAAGTCAGTAGATGCAATGGTTCGAGCATTAACATTCGTTACAGATCAATCAAACATTGAAGCTGTACCTTCTGTGAAAAATGGTAACGACAAATATCACACAATTGGTCTGGGCGCTATGGGACTACACACATTCTTTGCGTTGAATCAAATGCACTATGGCTCACCTGAGTCAGTAGAATTCACAGATGCTTACTTTATGCTTTTAAATTACTACACGCTTAAAGCAAGTAACAAACTGGCAGCAGAAAGAAATCAAGTGTTCTTTAATTTTGAAAAGTCAGACTATGCAAATGGTTCTTACTTTGACAAGTACACATCGGCAGATCATACATTTGAATATGATAAAGTTGCAGCAATCTTCGCAGATAATGGTATTCAGATTCCTACAGCAGCGGACTGGGATGCTTTGAAAAAAGATGTTCAAAAAAATGGACTATATCACCAGTACAGAATGGCCGTTGCACCGACTGGATCTATCAGTTATGTAAATGAGACGTCTGCAAGTATTCACCCGATTACACGTCTGGTAGAAGAACGTCAGGAAAAACTGACTGGTAAAACATACTATCCTGCACCATATCTTTCAAACGAAACAATGCCATACTATAAGAGTGCTTATGATATGGATATGCGTAAAGTGATTGATATCTATGCAGCAGCTCAAAAGCACGTCGATCAAGGTATGAGTCTTACACTCTTCATGCGTTCAGATATCCCAGAGGGAATATACGAATGGAAAGAAGGCAAGACAACAAAACAAACGACTCGTGACTTAAATATTTTAAGACATTATGCACATAAAAAAGGGATTAAATCGATTTATTATGTTCGTACGTTTACAGATGATGCAGAAGAAATCGGATCAAATGCTTGCGAAAGCTGTACAATCTAA
- a CDS encoding YaaL family protein: MGLFKRKSKLKNQYDDRLLSLMNRQKTAWEDSKVMEEIIVEEHPRLKAERKLAQAKYFYLFKEAKVRQIKGK, from the coding sequence ATGGGACTATTTAAAAGAAAATCCAAATTAAAAAACCAGTATGATGATCGGCTATTGTCTCTCATGAATAGACAAAAAACAGCTTGGGAAGATTCCAAAGTCATGGAAGAAATCATCGTGGAAGAACATCCACGACTGAAAGCTGAGCGTAAACTGGCTCAGGCAAAATACTTCTACCTTTTCAAAGAAGCTAAAGTAAGACAGATCAAAGGGAAATAG
- the holB gene encoding DNA polymerase III subunit delta' produces MSTIVEKQSSISRLFSKLISNQTMQHAYVFEGFAGTGKKEMALWIAQSLFCQNFGNEQCPCGECSQCQRIQTHQHPDIIEIRPDGLSIKVAQVRELKEEFSKSGVESKRKLFIIEDIEKMTQNAANSLLKFLEEPDGETTALLLTTAKQRLLPTILSRCQIVHFPVQPLEDRINELKERGLTDSQAALTARVTHDAEKAIELAGDEPFQNLVKATWNWFKFLSKKDDQAFVYVQTDLMGTVNDRESNQLVVDLLIVLYRDLLNLTYSDSVIVAFLNHEAQLKQTAEQYSSRQIIYILEQLLEAKKKLNSNVAAQGVFEDISLQMIAG; encoded by the coding sequence ATGTCGACCATCGTTGAAAAACAGTCGAGTATCAGTCGGCTGTTTTCTAAATTAATCAGCAACCAGACTATGCAGCATGCTTATGTTTTTGAGGGATTTGCAGGTACAGGAAAAAAAGAAATGGCCCTTTGGATCGCTCAATCTCTTTTCTGTCAGAATTTTGGAAATGAGCAGTGTCCATGTGGAGAATGTAGCCAATGTCAAAGGATTCAAACGCATCAGCATCCTGATATTATTGAAATTAGACCGGATGGACTATCCATCAAAGTTGCTCAAGTAAGAGAATTGAAAGAAGAATTTTCTAAAAGTGGAGTAGAAAGTAAACGGAAGCTGTTCATTATAGAAGATATCGAAAAAATGACGCAGAACGCCGCGAATAGTTTGCTCAAATTTTTGGAAGAACCAGATGGAGAAACAACGGCATTATTGCTCACGACAGCAAAACAGCGATTACTGCCTACTATCCTTTCACGTTGTCAGATCGTTCATTTCCCAGTTCAACCACTTGAAGATCGAATAAATGAATTGAAAGAGCGTGGACTGACGGATTCGCAAGCAGCATTGACTGCAAGAGTGACCCATGATGCAGAGAAAGCGATTGAACTAGCTGGAGATGAACCATTTCAGAATTTGGTAAAAGCGACTTGGAACTGGTTTAAGTTTTTATCGAAAAAAGATGACCAGGCTTTTGTATATGTTCAGACAGATTTAATGGGAACAGTCAATGACAGAGAATCAAATCAGCTCGTAGTTGATTTACTCATTGTTTTATATCGAGATCTATTGAATCTAACCTATTCTGATTCGGTTATCGTAGCGTTTTTAAATCATGAAGCACAACTTAAACAAACAGCGGAACAGTATTCTAGTAGACAAATTATCTATATCCTAGAACAATTGCTTGAAGCGAAAAAGAAATTGAACAGCAATGTAGCTGCCCAAGGTGTTTTTGAAGATATTTCACTTCAGATGATAGCTGGGTAA
- the nrdH gene encoding glutaredoxin-like protein NrdH, producing MTNKTVIVYSKPNCMQCNFTKKFLEDKGIPFEVKDIAENEAAIEEVKSLGFSSLPVVLAEGLEAFNGFRPDMLSQLA from the coding sequence ATGACAAACAAAACAGTCATCGTATATTCAAAACCAAATTGTATGCAGTGTAACTTTACAAAGAAATTTTTAGAGGATAAAGGTATCCCATTTGAAGTTAAAGATATTGCTGAAAACGAAGCAGCAATCGAAGAAGTTAAAAGTTTAGGATTTAGCTCTTTACCAGTTGTTCTTGCTGAAGGATTAGAAGCGTTTAACGGCTTCCGTCCAGATATGCTAAGCCAATTAGCGTAA
- the nrdD gene encoding anaerobic ribonucleoside-triphosphate reductase codes for MKTLDKTRTMSKRDLKELKVEKRDGRIQDFSIDKLLKVYININKDNVEMKKDQQILLKNRLEERIKKQTHSIIHTCEIEHIFKSVLNEIGQPKLIFQLNAQKEQKKSDKEKRRDVNQMIQNLLDQDKSIVNENANKDSKVFNTQRDLTAGVVGKAIGLKWLPEHVANAHEKGEIHYHDLDYTPYAPMSNCCLIDFKEMFEKGFQIGNADVESPKSIQTAAAQTAQIIANVASSQYGGCSFDRIDEVLAPYAELNYKKHQKTAAKWVGNPIEQQAFATEQTKKDIYDAMQSLEYEINTLYTSQGQTPFTSIGFGLGTSWIEQEIQKAILKVRLNGLGKEKRTAIFPKLIFTLKRGINLNKDDQNYAIKQLALACSAKRMYPDILSYDKIVELTGSFKAPMGCRSFLQGWKNEENKEITAGRMNLGVVTLNVPRMALEAEGDQDKFWSILKERLEVLRDGLVFKAKRVMEAKPENAPILYMHGAFGKRLNKEEAVESLFLNRRATASIGYIGLYEAAASFFGSDWEQNKEAKIFTLNILKELKQAADKWSKETDLHISVYATPSESLTDRFCRLDTEKFGVIKEITDKGYYTNSFHYDVRKNPTPFEKIEFEKDYAPFTSGGFIHYCEYPKLQTNLKALEAVWDFAYDKVGYLGTNTPIDHCYQCNFEGDFSPTEYGFKCPQCGNTDPKTCDVVKRTCGYLGNPQKRPMVEGRHKEIASRIKHMESCETDEN; via the coding sequence ATGAAAACATTAGATAAAACTAGAACAATGAGTAAAAGAGATCTTAAAGAATTGAAGGTGGAAAAGCGTGATGGAAGAATACAAGATTTTTCCATCGATAAGTTGTTGAAAGTATACATAAATATTAATAAAGATAATGTAGAAATGAAGAAAGACCAACAAATACTTTTGAAAAATAGACTTGAAGAAAGAATAAAGAAACAAACGCATTCTATTATACATACTTGTGAAATAGAACACATTTTCAAGAGTGTGTTAAATGAAATAGGTCAACCAAAGCTGATTTTTCAATTAAATGCTCAAAAAGAACAGAAAAAAAGCGACAAAGAGAAGCGAAGAGATGTGAATCAAATGATTCAGAATCTTTTAGATCAAGATAAGAGTATTGTAAATGAGAATGCGAATAAGGATAGTAAAGTATTTAATACACAACGAGACCTGACAGCAGGAGTGGTTGGAAAAGCGATAGGACTGAAGTGGCTTCCAGAACACGTAGCGAATGCTCATGAAAAAGGAGAGATTCATTACCATGATCTAGATTACACTCCCTATGCTCCTATGAGTAATTGTTGCTTGATTGATTTCAAAGAGATGTTTGAAAAAGGATTTCAAATCGGTAATGCAGATGTAGAGTCTCCTAAATCGATTCAAACTGCAGCGGCTCAGACAGCTCAGATCATTGCAAATGTAGCTTCCAGCCAATATGGGGGATGTAGTTTTGACCGAATCGATGAAGTGCTGGCACCTTACGCAGAGTTGAATTACAAAAAGCATCAGAAAACAGCTGCGAAATGGGTGGGAAATCCTATAGAACAACAAGCCTTTGCCACAGAGCAAACAAAAAAAGACATCTACGACGCTATGCAGAGTTTGGAGTATGAAATCAATACCTTGTACACATCTCAGGGACAGACACCTTTTACGAGCATCGGTTTCGGACTCGGCACTTCTTGGATTGAGCAAGAGATTCAAAAAGCGATTTTGAAGGTACGACTAAATGGGCTTGGCAAAGAGAAAAGAACGGCAATTTTTCCTAAACTGATTTTCACACTGAAAAGAGGTATCAATTTAAATAAAGATGACCAGAATTATGCAATTAAGCAGCTCGCATTAGCATGCTCTGCTAAAAGAATGTATCCAGATATCTTATCTTACGATAAAATTGTGGAGCTGACAGGTAGTTTTAAAGCGCCGATGGGATGTAGATCTTTTCTACAAGGATGGAAAAATGAAGAAAACAAAGAAATCACTGCGGGGAGGATGAACTTAGGTGTTGTGACTTTAAATGTTCCAAGAATGGCTTTGGAAGCAGAGGGCGACCAAGATAAATTTTGGTCTATTTTAAAAGAACGTCTAGAAGTCTTGCGTGACGGTCTAGTCTTTAAAGCAAAAAGGGTCATGGAAGCAAAGCCTGAGAACGCACCCATTCTTTATATGCATGGTGCCTTTGGCAAGAGGCTGAATAAAGAAGAAGCTGTCGAAAGCCTATTTTTAAATAGAAGAGCGACTGCATCGATAGGGTATATTGGCTTGTACGAAGCCGCAGCTTCTTTCTTTGGTAGTGACTGGGAGCAGAACAAAGAAGCAAAGATCTTTACTTTGAACATATTGAAAGAACTGAAGCAGGCAGCGGATAAGTGGAGCAAAGAAACAGATCTTCATATCAGTGTTTATGCGACTCCAAGTGAGAGTCTGACGGATCGATTCTGTCGACTAGATACAGAGAAGTTTGGTGTAATAAAAGAGATTACAGATAAAGGTTATTACACAAATAGCTTTCACTACGATGTTAGAAAGAATCCGACACCATTTGAAAAGATTGAATTTGAAAAAGACTATGCACCTTTTACGAGCGGAGGGTTCATCCATTATTGTGAATATCCTAAATTACAAACCAATCTTAAAGCTTTGGAAGCTGTCTGGGACTTTGCATATGACAAAGTAGGTTACTTAGGAACGAACACACCGATCGATCACTGTTATCAATGCAATTTTGAGGGAGACTTTAGCCCAACAGAGTATGGATTCAAATGTCCACAATGTGGAAACACGGATCCCAAGACATGTGACGTAGTGAAAAGAACGTGTGGCTATCTCGGTAATCCGCAGAAACGTCCAATGGTAGAGGGTAGACATAAAGAAATCGCTTCTAGGATAAAGCATATGGAAAGTTGTGAGACCGATGAAAACTGA